The genomic stretch GCGTCTGGCACCTTTTCAGCCCCGCGGCACGGAGGTGGGCGTCGTGCTCGATTTGATGATTCACGACATCGGGATCGTGCTGGAATTGGTGAAGTCGCCCGTCGTGCGGATCGACAGCGCCGGCGTCTGCGTGGTCTCGAAAACCGAAGACATCGCCAACGCGAGGCTCGCCTTCGAGAACGGTTGCGTGGCCAATCTCAACGTCAGCCGCATGTCGTTGAAGCGGCTGCGCGAGATTCGGGTGTTTCAACCGTCGGGTTACTTCTCGTTCGATTTCATGAACCAGAGCGGGCACCTCGTGCGGAAGTCGGGCATCCTCGAATACGCGGGTCGACTCGCGTCGGGTGCGGTGAAGCCAGGCGATCTCGGGGCCGTGCCTTTGGAGCAGATACCGCTCGCGAAGGGCGAACCGCTGCGGCTCGAACTGACGTCGTTTTTGGAGAGCGTGCGGCTCGCCCGCGAGCCGAAGGTCGGTGCCCGCCTCGGCAAGTCCGCGCTGGAGGTGGCGTTGACCGTCACCGAGCAGATCCGGCGTCAGTCGGCCACGCCCAACTGACGGGGCCGTCACCGTCCGGGCGAAAGCCGATCGCGGCAAGCGCGGACGCGATCTCGGGGTTGGCCATGAACAGCCTCCAGAGCAATCCGGTGCGGTGGTTCTCGATCATGCCCACGATCGGGCCTTGGTTGAGCGCCATGTAGTCGGGGTCGAACCAGTTCCACGTCTCGTTGAAACCGTCGTGGAAGCCGTGAATACCCCAGATGCGATCGCCGAGGTTGCGATAGAAGTGCCGCAGCGCCGCCATCGACTCCTCGGGCGTGTAGGGCATTGAAGCGAGCGAGGCCATGACGTTGATCGTGCCGTTGTCGTCCCGCGGCATGGCGCGGCCACCTCCCGAGTTCACGCCTGCGGAGCGACCCCAACAATCGGGGCCGTAACCGAGCATGCCACGCGGGTTCTCGATGCAGTAGGCTCGATTGACGAGCGCGATGGCGCGGGAATTGTCGAAGTAGTTCGTATAGGCGTCGCGGATACCGCGCGGATCGAAGCCCATGAAGTTGAAGTGCAGAAAAAACAGCTCCGCTCCGTTGCCCACGCCGACGTCCAAACGGATGCCGTGGTGAGTCTTTCCGTTCACGTACGAATCGCCGTCGCGCGTGCGACTCCAGCCTTGTCGATACTTCCTGTGCCGCTCCGACGTGCCCGCGAATCCGGTGTGATACATCTCCGGCGGCACCGCGTGCGTGGGCGAAGCGATCGCGAGCAGATAGACGATCAGCGTCTCGTTCCAGCCGATGAGAGGATGGCTGATGTGGAAGCCGTGATTCTCGGACCAGTGCCAGTAGAGCACGTCGCTGTCGGGAGTTTTTCGAAACCAACTCCACTCCATTTCGTGCCAGAAGCGCGTGACGGTGGCGCGGATCTCCCGTTCCGCGGCGTCGTCGCGATCGAAATACTGCCGCGCCGTTAGAAGCGCCTGCATGACGAAAGCAGACTCGACCAAATCGCCGCCGTCGTCGTAGCGACCGAAAAACGGTACTGTGCGTCCGGTGCGCCCGTCGAGGAAGTGCGGCCAAACGCCCTTGAAGCGATCCGCGCGGTCGAGGAAGCGGAGGATCTCGGCCATCCGTTCCACACCTTGGTCGCGCGTGATGAAGCCGCGTTCGATCGCCACCAGCATCGCCATGATGCCGAAGCCGTTTCCACCGGTGGCGATCAGGTGCTCGTCTCCCGGAAGAATCTCGGGCGCAAGACCGGCGTTCGGATGACCCGCTTCCCAGTAGTAGCGGAAACAACCCTCTTGGACCATGTCCAGGAGCTGCTCGTCGTTCATGACGAAGAGCGACGCCGGAGCGGACGCGGGCGAGAGCTCCGACTCGTTGCCCGCCAGATCGATCGCCGAGACTCGATGCCGCGCCCGACGGTCGTCTGGTCCCGTGTAGTCGACGAAGCGCGACCATGCGTTGCGTTGCGTGCCGATCGGCTCGAACGGACCGTCGTCCCACGCACGATAGATGCGATACGATAGCACGTCCGGATCGTTCACCCGCGTCCACGAGACGTCGAAGTGGCGCTCGAAAGCGCGCGACATCGCGCCGGCAGGTGCGGACGGAGCCACGGCGTCGGCTCGGTCACCGTGCACGATCGAAACGTCGTCGATGAAGAGGCGGTGTTCACGGGAGTCGTCGAGACCTTGCACGAAGGTCATGCTCACGGTGTTCGCTATGCGAAACTCTGGTTCCGCGGTGCCGAGCGTGGGTGGCACGTAGGTGCCGAAGGGCAGAGTGATTCGCGTCCACTCGCGCGCGGGTATGCGACCGACGGAGTGCACGAGGTCGAGCGATGGCGTGCCTTTGCCGGTCCCGTCCATGAGATACACGCGCGGACAATTGTCGGAAGTGATCTCGTGTTCCGACCAACACCAGAATGCGATCGCATCACCCTGCATGACGAACGTGCGCCAGTCGCGTCCCGGATCGCGGATGGTGGCACGCCAATCTCCTCCGGGCGCAGAGGTCCACTCGAGAAGCAGAGCGTTCGGCGGGCTGACGAATCGCGCCCGCGTCGTGTGCAATCGGCCGTTTTCCGAGGAGATGCGACTGGGCGCAACGAAGCTCGCTTCGCTGTGATGGTAGCGGCCGCGGGCCGGTGCGTTGTCGAAGACGACGTGTTCGTCGTACGCGTGAGCACCGTTCGAAGACGCGGGAAACAGCACAAGACCGGAGACGATGAAGAGCGAGGTGGTCGGGTGGAAGTGGAAGGGCATGGGGTGGGGTACCGGGTTTGTGGATACGGCCGAGGTCGCACGGCGAACCGAGGTGGAGCGCTTTTTCAGCTTGCAATGCAAACGTTGTCATTCAAGCTTCATCGACATCGTTCGACTTCTTTCACGCCGAACGCGTTCGTACCCTGTTCATTCACCGATGCCGATGGCTGCGCGGTTCCGACCCTCGAATCGTCGCCCCGCGCAATCCCTCGCATCGTTTCACCCCTACGCTGGTGCGCGTCCGCACATCCGACCGCTCCTGCCTTCGACAATCTCCCGATTCAGCTCACCCCATGAAACCCGAAACGTGTCGCCCCCTCGCGACGGCCCTCGTGCTGCCGCTTCTCATCGCGCCCGCGCTTCTTGCGCAGACGACTTCGACCGCATCTTCCGCGACCGGTGAAGAGGTCGTGCAGATGGAAACGTTCGTCATCAACACCGACAGCGATCGCGGCTACACGGCCGTGGAAGCTCTCGCCGGTGGCCGCACCAACACGCCGATCAAGCTCACGCCGGCGTCGCTCTCGTCGTTGACGAAAACCTTCATCGAAGACTTGGGGATCCAGAACGTCCGCGAGGCGTTGCAATGGACGCCGAACGTAGTCCCGACCGATCCGCTCGCCGGAAAGGGTTTCGGCGGTCAGGCGTTTCACGCGTGGTCGTTCAACTACCGCGGCGCAGGTGCCGGCCAACAGGGTGGTCCTGGGCCCACCCGGAACTACTTCTCGTTCTATCAAGACGCGGACGCCTACAACGTCGAACGCATCGAGTTCACCCGCGGCCCGAACTCGATTCTCTTCGGTCTCGGCACGGTCGGCGGCACGCTCACGACCTATACGAAGGTGCCGCGCTTCAACGACACGTTCTTCAGCCCCGCCGTGATCGTGGACAACAACGGCAGCTTCCGCTTCGAGGCCGACTACAACATCGCCTTCAACGAAAAGTTCGCGCTTCGGCTCAACCTTCTCTCGGACGACAACGAAGGGTGGCGCAAGGCCGACGAGAACGAGCGTCGCGCGGTCGACCTCGCCTTCAACTACAAGCTCAGCGACCGCACCTCGATTCGAGCGGAGATCGAAGGCGCACGGGTCGAGAGGACGCTCATCTCGACCACGATCGGCGACAAAATATCGGGCTGGGATTCGACCACCTCGTCCACAACCTGGGGAGCGGACCCCACAGGCGGTAGTGCGCGGACCATCCCCATGGCCAACGCAGGCGCGTGGGGTGACTGGTTGAACCCGTTCTGGGTCTACGTCCCGAGTCTGGGTGACAAAGCACTCATGGGTTGGGCTGGCGGACGCGCTTCGTCCAGTTCGTTGATGGACGTCGGCGCGGCACTCCCGTTTGCACCCTACGCCGGTTGGTATCCCGATCGTATCAAGCTTCCTTGGGAAGCCGAGTTCTCGTCGACCGCGGGTATTCCCGTGCGCGAGAGCGACGACTGGACCTACGGACGGGGCATTTCCACGATCGACTACGAAAACGCCACGCTCTTCCTCGACCACAAGATCAACGATGGCCTGGACTTGCAGTTCGGTCTCTACCGTTACAGCGACGACCAAGAGGCCAAAGACTACGAAGGCACCGGCGGAGCCGCGATCGACATCAATCGGCAGCTCCCGGACGGCACTGCGAATCCGAACTACGGCAAACCTTTCGCCGACTTCTTCCTGAGCAAGCAAACGCAGTCGCGATCCGTGACGGAAGCACGTGCGCAGCTCAACTACAGCTTTGAACGCGATCTCTTCAATCGCACTTGGTCGCAGCTCTTCAGCGTGTCCACTTCGCGCAAGAAGTTGACCATCTCCGCGCGTCAGTATCTGGCCCAAGTCGAGCGGCCGTTGGCCAATCCCGCGGATTGGGCCCAAAACATGGTGTGGGGAAGGCTCTACCTCGACGAACCCAACCAGCTGATGGACATCCCGGAGTCGCTCGGAGGCCAGACCATCTCCTATCGGCCCGCCTACGCCTACTGGTTCGATTTCGACGACGAGTTCGAGCTCACGGATGTCGCGGTAGTCTCGCACTCGAGACTCCTCGACGATACCTTGAGCATCCTCCTCGGCGCTCGTCGCGACAGCTACGACGAACATCTGGTGGAGTTGCGCCGCGGCCCCGACCGGACGAACAACATCATCGACGAAAGCGACAGCGGCACGACTCTTTCGGGCGGCGTCGTGTATTGGATGAACTGGCTCGGAGTCTTCGCCAACTACTCGGAGAACATCGCGCCACCCAACGCGGGATCGCAGCCGTACATCGACGGAAGGCGCCCGGCACCGGAAGAGGGCAAGGGACTGGAGTTCGGTCTCCGCGCTACGACTGGTGACGGGAAATACTACGCCACGCTCAGTCGTTACGACACGGAGTCGCGCGGTCGCAACGTCGAGAATCCCGTAGGCCTGCGCAACGTGTGGCAGCGTTACAACGTGGCCGTCGGAAACCCGCAGGATTCCGGGCTCGGCAGCTTGGCGTATTCGGACACCACGTCGCTCGATGTTTCAGGATACGAGTTCGAACTCACCGCCAATCCCACCCCGAACCTGCGCTTGCAGGCCAGCTACGGACTGCCGGACGCCGAAGTAGTGGACTTCTACCCGCAGTCTCGTGCGCACATCGACGAAAACCTCGCGACTTGGAACGCTGCGGTGAACGCCACATCGGACGCGACGGCGCGCGTGAATCTACAAAACGCGATCGCCTCCGCGCAGAACACGATCGCCCAAGCACGCGAAGGAGCGCCGCAGCAGGGCTCGGTCGACTACACCGCCAGCTTCTTCGCGCACTACACCATGCTCGAAGGGCAACCCTTGAAGGGCCTCTCCTTCGGCGGTGGCGCGACGATCACCGGTAAACGCTATCTCGGCGTCTACAGCGGCGAAGACTACTTCGGCAGTTCGATCACCAACGTCACCGCGATGATCGCCTACGACACGCGGATTCGCGACGTGCGCGTGCGCGTGGCGCTCAACATCGACAACCTTCTCGACGCGAACGATCCGATCGTGACGAGCTACCATTGGGGTTTCGCGGACGCCAACGGACGACACGTGCGCGAGGGTTACTACTTCCAGAATCCCCGTACGTTCCGCCTCAGCACGCGGTTGACCTTCTGATCGGTTCGAACCGCAGGACTGCGCATGCGCCGGTTCCGGCGTGTGCGCAGCCCATCCACCGCGGAGCGCCGCCCCGCGATCTCTTTCGCTTTCTCGAGTCCGTCGTCGCATCATGAAGCCACCTTCCACGGTTCAACCGGAGTCGCTCGCCGTGCGTCGGATTCCGATCCCCTCGCTGCAAGCTCTGGACACGACCGAATTCGCCGACGGCTCGGGTCGTCTGCGTATTCAGTTCCTGGAGACAGGCGCTCTCTTGACCGTCCGACACGAGGGCACGTTGATCAACCAGATGATGCCCGGGCCGGCCGGCGACGGATTGTTTCGCCTTTTCGTGCGCACCTTTTCCGAAGGTGGCGAAACGCACAGTGCGTCCCTCGTCGGTGCCGGACGTGCGTTTCGCGCGATCGACGGCCGACGAGCGTTTTGGCCACCGACAGTGGACCGTGGCGTCGAAGCGTCCGCCGTGCTCGAACTTTCGGAAACGGATACGTCGTGGACTTGGTCGGTGAGCATGGAGAATCGAAGCGACCGAACGGTGGAGTACGACGTCGTGCTGGGTCAGGACCTGGGACTCGCCGACGAAGGAGCGGTCCGGAACAACGAGGCCTACACCTCGCACTACGTCGACCTGTTTCCGTATCGGCACGACGAATACGGAACCATGCTCTTTGCGCGACAAAACCAACGCATGCACGCGGGGCGATACCCGTGGCTCGGCGTAGCGTGCACGAGCGGTGCCGACGCGTATTGCACCGACGGCTGGCAATTCTTCGGCCGCGACCATCGGGCGACGGGAGCCGCGCCCGTGCAAAGGGGCGCGAACTTGCCCTCCACTCGATTGCAGTACGAATGCGCATTTCTCGGCCTCCAGTCGCGGCGGCTGCGACTTCAGGCCGGCGAGTCGCGCACTGTCGGATTCGTCTGCGTCTTCTTCCCACACCACGAGGATGCGTCGGGACCGGCCGACGCCTCGGTGCTCGCTCGGGCCTGTGCGAGGGCGCGGACGACCTTGGAGACCGCGACTTCGGGCGGGGAGGGCGACAGAGACTCCACCGCCTGTGCCTCGATTCTGGAGCGCTCTCGATGGCTACACGGCGATCGGGCGGAGCGCGCCGATTGGGACGCGTGGTTTCCCGAACCGCGCCGATTCGTGGAGCGCGGAGACGACGGACGAGTTTGGTCCTTCTTCCACGGGCAGCACACCCACGTGGTCGCAGGAGACAAGGAAGCCGTCGCGTTGCGCCCTCACGGACACCTGTTGCGCAGCGGCGACTCCGACTGGATCGACCGCGAGCAGTTCGGCCTGACGGCTTACGCAGCCGGGATCTTCGCCTGTCAGGTCTACTACGGGAACCCGAGCTTTGCGCGTCTGCTTCCCGTCGCGCGGAGCGCGCTCGGCTTGGGACGAGCCGGTGGTCAACGTGTGCTCGTCGAAGTGGACGGTGAGTGGCGAATGCTGGGGGTTCCGAGTGCGTTCGCCATGTCGACGAGCGACGTCCGGTGGTTGTACGGGATCGGAGACGACGTCCTCGAGATCCGCGTCTGGTGCGCGGCGGACGAACCGGCCTCGTTTCTCTCCGTGCGCTCTGGAGCCGGGCGGAGTTACCGCTACTTGATCAGCCACGAGTTGCTGGTGGGCTCGATCGAATACGAGCACACGGCGGAGGCGCTGCTGCAGGCCGGCGAACACTGGTTCTCTTGTCGTCCCTCTCCCGACAGCTTGCTGGGACGACGGGAGCCGGGTGTCGCCTTCGCGATCGTGGTGCTCGACACCGAGTGCGTGACGGCGTGCGGTGGCGACGAGATGCTCTTTTCCGACGGCCTGTCGCGAAAAGGTGGATACGCGGTGATCCGCACGCGCCCGACCCGTGAATTCGGCGTCTGCATGACGGCGTGTCGTGGGGGAAGCGAAGGCATCGCGTCGAAGGTCACCACCCTTCGAGAGCGATGGCGGAGCGATCACGGCTCGTTCGCTTCGTCCGTGCCACCCGAACTCGGGATCGAGCTCGAGCATCCGTCGGTCGAGGTGGGACGGATCGCCGAGATCCTGCCGTGGTTCAACCACAACGCCTCCATTCACTTTTCCGCGCCGCACGGGTTGGAGCAGAGCGGCGGCGCCGCTTGGGGCGTGCGGGACGTGTGCCAAGGTTCGCTGGAATGGCTGCTGGCACGAGGAGACGCCGCGGGGGCGCGCAGGATGCTGCTGCGTGTCTTCTCCGCTCAGTACTCCGAGGACGGCACGTGGCCGCAGTGGTTCATGCACGAGCCCTACACGGAAGTGCAACAGCGGCATTGTCACGGCGACGTGTGTTTCTGGCCGCTCAAGGCCTTGTGCGACTACGTGGCGGCGACGGACGATCGCGCCGTCATGTCGGAGCTTTGTGGATACACGGACCCGGAGACCTCGCGTCCCGTCGGCCCGCGCGAACCGTTGTGGGCGCACTGCGATCGAGTCCTCGACCACGTGGCGACTCGCTTTCTCGGAGGAACGACGCTCGTCGACTACGGCGACGGAGACTGGGACGACACCTTGCAGCCCGCCGACCCTTCGATGCGGACGCGGATGACGAGCGCGTGGACCGTGGCGCTCGCGTATCACGCCTACCGGCAGTTCGCGGAACTGTGCCGAACGGAAGGACGATCGGATCGTGCGATGCGACTAGAAACGTTGCTCGGGCGCATGCGGGAAGACTTCTCGACGCGGCTGATGCCGCGCGGGATCGTGGCCGGTTTCGCGATTCGAGAACCCGACGCGACACTGCGCCCGATCCTGCATCCGCAAGACGAGAGCACCGGGATCCGCTACCGGTTGTTGCCGATGACACGCGCTGTTCTCGCGGAACTCTTCACCCCGGAGGAAGCGGCGCGACACGTGGATGTGATCGAAGGGGTACTGCGCTATCCGGACGGGGTTCGGTTGATGAGCGAGCCCGCTCGCTACCGAGGTGGTCGCGAGAACCTCTTCAAGCGCGGAGACACTGCGGCCAACGTGGGACGCGAGATCGGTCTGCAGTACGTGCACGCGCACCTGCGCTACGCGGAAGCCATGGCCAAGCTCGGTCACGCGGACGCGCTGTGGTGGGCGCTGCAAGTGGTGAATCCCGTGGCCTTGAGCGAACACCTGCCGAACGCGGCACCGAGACAGGCGAACGTGTACTTCTCCAGTTCCGACGCGGACTTTCCCGATCGCGTCGAGGCGGCGGACCGCTGGGAGGAGCTGCGCGAGGGCCGAGTAGAGGTGCGGGCGGGATGGAGGCTCTACTCGAGCGGCCCCGGTCTGTTTCTCCACAAAGTCAGGACCTGTCTGCTGGGCATACGCGAACACTACGGCGACGTCGTCTTCGATCCCGTGTTACCGAGGAGCCTCGACGGCCTACGTGCGACGCTGAAGGTGCTCGGACGGACCGTGCGCGTCACGTATCGAACATCTGGAGACGCCCGCGTCGGCGTGCGGGGCCTGATCGTGAACGGGCGAGCGATGTCGGAGGCCGAGCGAGATGTGAACCCCTACCGTCCCGGCGGACTTCGCGTCCCGCGAGCGGACTTGGCTCGGGCGCTCCGGCCTCTGAACAACGAGATCGAGGTCGAGGCGTGAGATGGGCTTCGGAAGCACGATGGCCGGGTGGATCCGATTCGGCACACTGCTCATCGTGACGAGTGCTTCGACATCGGAAGGTGCGCCTCCGTATCGCCGGGCCGAGGCGACGATCGAGGCACGCGTCGAGGACCTGCTCGCACGGATGACGCTGGAGGAGAAGCTGGACCAGCTCCATCAGTGCGGCACGGCGGATCTCAACCCCAACAATCTCGCTTCGCGCGCCGACGAGTTTCGCGCGACCTACGGCTCGTACATTCTGGGAGGTTCGCCGACGGTGCTGGAGACGCGAAACGGGTTGCAGCGTCGGGCCGTGGAAGAATCGCGATTGGGTGTTCCGGCGGTGTTCGCAGCCGACGTGATCCACGGATGGAGGACGATCTTGCCGATACCATTGGCGCAGGCGTGCTCGTGGGATCCGGTACTCGTCGAAGCAGGCGCAGCACTCGCGGCCGCCGAGGCGAGCGCGCACGGCATCGATTGGACCTTCGCGCCGATGCTCGATCATTGCGTCGATCCGCGCTGGGGACGGATCGCGGAAACATTCGGAGAGTCGCCATGGGCGTCTTCGATGTTCGCTGCCGCATCCGTGCGCGGGTACCAAGGCGAGGATCCCGCGGAGCGAGGCCGCGTGGCGTCGTGCTTGAAACACTACGTGGGTTACGGGGCGTCGGAAGGGGGGCGGGACTACAGTTTCACCGACATCTCGCGGCAGGCACTTTGGGAATGGCACCTGCCCGCTTTCGAGGCCGGCGTGCGCGCGGGCGCGGCGTCGGTCATGAGCGCGTTCAACGATCTTTCGGGTATCCCGACGAGCGCGAATCCGTACACGTTGGGGACTGTCTTGCGGGAGCAGTGGGGTTTCGACGGTGTGGTGGTCTCGGATTGGAACTCGGTTCTGCAACTCGTGCGGCAGGGTTTCGCTCGGGACGGCGCGGACGCGGCCGCGGCGGCGATTCGAGCAGGCGTGGACGTGGACATGGCCGACGGGCTCTACCGCGAACACTTGGCGGCGCACGTCTCGAGCGGCCGCATCCCGATGGAAACCATCGACGATGCGGTAAGGCGCGTGTTGCGTCTCAAGTTTCGGCTGGGCCTGTTCGAACGTCCTTACGCCGAGCGTAACCACTTCACGGATACGCGGCCGGACACGGAGCGCGGTGCGGTGGCTCTCGCGCTCGCCACCCGTTCGATCGTGCTGTTGCGCAACGACGGCACGTTGCCGATCGGTGGCGACGCGAGGATCGCGCTCATCGGGCCGTTGGCCACGGAAAGGGCGGCTCTGCTCGGATCTTGGGCCCAATACGGTCAGCCGGACGAAACTGCGACGATCGCGGAGGCGATCGAGCGCATCGGTCGGGGCCGCGTGGTGGTGACGTCGGTCACGGAGGGGTGCCCGATCATCGGAGACGGGGAAGGAAAGGACTTCTCCGCCGCCGTAGCCGCCGCGGTGGCATCGGACATGGTCGTGCTCTGCCTCGGCGAGCACGCATGGATGAGTGGCGAGAATGCGTCTCGGGCCAGTCTCTCGTTGGCAGGAGATCAGCTCGCTCTCGCCAGAGCGTTGTTGGATATCGGACGTCCGGTCGTGTTGGTGCTCGTTTCGGGGCGTCCCCTTGAGATCGAAAGCATCGCGCCGCGTTGTGCGGCGATCGTCGCGGCTTGGCAGGGCGGATCGAAGGCGGCGGAGGCGCTCGCGAGCATTCTACTCGGAGACGCGAATCCGTCGGGTCGGCTGGCGATCACGTGGCCGCGCGTGACCGGACAAATCCCGGTTCACCATGGATCGCGGCCGCGTGCGCGAGGCGGTGACGAAGGCGCATATCGGGACATCGAGGATTCGCCGCTGTTTCCGTTCGGGCACGGCCTGAGTTACACGGATTTCGAACACGGTCCGATCCGGCTGTCGGCAGCGCAGACGACGCTCGACGGGACGATCGAGGCCCGCGTGCTCGTGCGCAACGCGGGTGCCCGTGACGGGACCGAGACCGTGCTCTGGATGATGCAGGATCCTGTGGCGCGCATCACGCGACCGGCCGAGGTGTTGCGCCATTTCGAGACCGCCGAGATCTCGACGGGTGAGGCGCGCGAGTTCGTGTTTCGCATCGAGCCGAGAGTGCATCTCTCGTATCCCGACGAGGAGGGGCGGCGTTTGCTCGATACCGGCCTGGTGCGGCTGCGCGTCGGCAGGCAGGTGGTGGAGTTCGAAGTGGTGGAGTAGGGCGAGACACGGCGAGCGCTTCGAGCTCCTTGGGCGGAAACGAACTCACTCGCCAGACGTATACGGGTGCACGAGCGTGACGGACGTCTTCCAAGCCTATGCCTCTCTCGATTGATCTCTCCGGCCGCGTCGCGCTCGTCACGGGCGCAAGCGGAGAACTCGGGCGCGTGATCGCACGCACCTTGGCGCGTTGCGGTGCGGACATCGCGATCCACTACCACGGCAATCGCGAACGCGCGGAGGCGGTCGCCCGCGACGTCGAGGCGAACGGGCGTCGCTCCGTGCTCGTGCAAGCCGATGTCGCGAACGCGGCGGACGTGGATCGGATGTCGAAGTCGATCCGCGACTCGCTCGGAGCACCGGACATCGTCGTAGCGAACGCCGTGGCACAGATCCATCCGTGGTCGAGCGTGCTCGAGGAGGACGTGTCGGACTACGAAAGCCAGTTTCGCTCGTGCGTGCTCCAGTGCGTACACCTCTCCAAGGCGTTCGTGCCGGCGATGATCAGCCGCGGGCGCGGGCGTTTCATCGGCATCAACACCGAGTGCGCGATGCAGATGACGCCCGGTCAATCGGCCTACGTGTCGGGCAAGCGCGGGATGGACGGAGTGCTGCGTGTTTTGGCGCGCGAAGTGGGGGAACACCAGATCACCGTCAACCAAGTCGCGCCGGG from Opitutales bacterium ASA1 encodes the following:
- the fabG_1 gene encoding 3-oxoacyl-[acyl-carrier-protein] reductase, with protein sequence MPLSIDLSGRVALVTGASGELGRVIARTLARCGADIAIHYHGNRERAEAVARDVEANGRRSVLVQADVANAADVDRMSKSIRDSLGAPDIVVANAVAQIHPWSSVLEEDVSDYESQFRSCVLQCVHLSKAFVPAMISRGRGRFIGINTECAMQMTPGQSAYVSGKRGMDGVLRVLAREVGEHQITVNQVAPGWTISEKDRREGTERNAGYEAGVPMRRRGTDQEVANTVAFLASDLASFITGAFVPVCGGHVMPTI
- a CDS encoding Gfo/Idh/MocA family oxidoreductase, whose protein sequence is MEFGSLSEITLMSETSIACGVAGVGYLGQHHARIYREIPGATLAGIYEVDDARAAEICALYQCRRFATLEEMGEACDAVSVVVPTDRHCAVALPLLERGCHLMIEKPLCTSADEAERILAAASSAGVRVQVGHVEHFNPVMGFLEREVVKPSFISTERLAPFQPRGTEVGVVLDLMIHDIGIVLELVKSPVVRIDSAGVCVVSKTEDIANARLAFENGCVANLNVSRMSLKRLREIRVFQPSGYFSFDFMNQSGHLVRKSGILEYAGRLASGAVKPGDLGAVPLEQIPLAKGEPLRLELTSFLESVRLAREPKVGARLGKSALEVALTVTEQIRRQSATPN
- a CDS encoding glycoside hydrolase family 3 N-terminal domain-containing protein, whose translation is MGFGSTMAGWIRFGTLLIVTSASTSEGAPPYRRAEATIEARVEDLLARMTLEEKLDQLHQCGTADLNPNNLASRADEFRATYGSYILGGSPTVLETRNGLQRRAVEESRLGVPAVFAADVIHGWRTILPIPLAQACSWDPVLVEAGAALAAAEASAHGIDWTFAPMLDHCVDPRWGRIAETFGESPWASSMFAAASVRGYQGEDPAERGRVASCLKHYVGYGASEGGRDYSFTDISRQALWEWHLPAFEAGVRAGAASVMSAFNDLSGIPTSANPYTLGTVLREQWGFDGVVVSDWNSVLQLVRQGFARDGADAAAAAIRAGVDVDMADGLYREHLAAHVSSGRIPMETIDDAVRRVLRLKFRLGLFERPYAERNHFTDTRPDTERGAVALALATRSIVLLRNDGTLPIGGDARIALIGPLATERAALLGSWAQYGQPDETATIAEAIERIGRGRVVVTSVTEGCPIIGDGEGKDFSAAVAAAVASDMVVLCLGEHAWMSGENASRASLSLAGDQLALARALLDIGRPVVLVLVSGRPLEIESIAPRCAAIVAAWQGGSKAAEALASILLGDANPSGRLAITWPRVTGQIPVHHGSRPRARGGDEGAYRDIEDSPLFPFGHGLSYTDFEHGPIRLSAAQTTLDGTIEARVLVRNAGARDGTETVLWMMQDPVARITRPAEVLRHFETAEISTGEAREFVFRIEPRVHLSYPDEEGRRLLDTGLVRLRVGRQVVEFEVVE